One Micromonospora sp. WMMD812 genomic window carries:
- a CDS encoding sodium-translocating pyrophosphatase, translating into MSKTLAAEGGGLSLAGANVTYVVIAAVIALVALVFAAALTRAVLAAGKGTTNMQEISGAVQEGASAYLLRQFRTLAIFVVIAVVLLFLLPVHDTDGSEIAVKIGRSAFFVVGALFSAFIGGAGMWLATRANLRVAAAARERQGGREAAMKIAFRTGGVVGFLTVGLGLFGAALVVIVYQGDAPTVLEGFGFGAALLAMFMRVGGGIFTKAADVGADLVGKVEQGIPEDDPRNAATIADNVGDNVGDCAGMAADLFESYAVTLVAALILGRAAFGEDGLVFPLIISTIGVLVAIVGVFITRLRSTDRSGLTAINRAFYASALISAVLVAIAAYAYLPATFAELEGGLTDVNENPRMVAIGAVVIGIVLAAAIQALTGYFTETNRRPVQDIGKSSQTGPATVILAGISIGLESAVYSALLIGAGVFGAFLLGGSSITLSLFAVALAGTGLLTTVGVIVAMDTFGPISDNAQGVAEMSGDIDEHGARTLTELDAVGNTTKAITKGIAIATAVLAATALFGSYTDTLRTAYSDAGVGDVGAEILNSLNVANPRNLVGLIIGAAVVFLFSGLAINAVSRSAGAVVMEVRRQFRELPGIMDRTQRPEYGKVVDICTRDAQRELMTPGLLAILAPIAVGFGLGPGALAAYLAGAIGAGTLMAVFLANSGGAWDNAKKLVEDGAYGGKGSESHSATVIGDTVGDPFKDTAGPAINPLIKVMNLVSLLIAPAVVAWSVGDDKNTGLRVGIALVATLIVVAAVVFSKRKGVAMSDSGAGDGTGSGSADQRPETIPA; encoded by the coding sequence ATGTCCAAGACCTTGGCCGCCGAGGGCGGCGGGCTTTCCCTTGCCGGAGCCAATGTCACGTACGTCGTCATCGCCGCGGTGATCGCGCTGGTGGCGCTCGTCTTCGCCGCCGCCCTGACCAGGGCGGTGCTGGCGGCCGGCAAGGGCACCACCAACATGCAGGAGATCTCCGGGGCGGTCCAGGAGGGCGCCTCGGCGTACCTGCTCCGGCAGTTCCGCACCCTGGCGATCTTCGTCGTCATCGCCGTCGTACTGCTCTTCCTGCTGCCGGTGCACGACACCGACGGCAGCGAGATCGCCGTGAAGATCGGCCGGTCGGCCTTCTTCGTGGTCGGCGCGCTGTTCAGCGCGTTCATCGGCGGCGCCGGCATGTGGCTCGCCACCCGCGCCAACCTGCGGGTCGCGGCCGCCGCCCGGGAGCGACAGGGTGGCCGGGAAGCCGCCATGAAGATCGCCTTCCGGACCGGTGGCGTGGTCGGCTTCCTCACCGTGGGCCTCGGCCTGTTCGGCGCCGCGCTCGTCGTCATCGTCTACCAGGGCGACGCGCCGACCGTGCTGGAGGGCTTCGGCTTCGGCGCCGCGCTGCTCGCGATGTTCATGCGGGTCGGCGGCGGCATCTTCACCAAGGCCGCCGACGTCGGCGCCGACCTGGTCGGCAAGGTCGAGCAGGGCATCCCCGAGGACGACCCGCGCAACGCGGCCACCATCGCCGACAACGTGGGCGACAATGTCGGCGACTGTGCCGGCATGGCCGCCGACCTGTTCGAGTCGTACGCGGTGACCCTGGTCGCCGCGCTGATCCTCGGCCGGGCCGCGTTCGGCGAGGACGGACTGGTCTTCCCGCTGATCATCTCCACGATCGGCGTGCTGGTCGCGATCGTCGGCGTGTTCATCACCCGGCTGCGCTCCACCGACCGCAGCGGCCTGACCGCGATCAACCGGGCCTTCTACGCCTCCGCGCTGATCTCCGCCGTGCTGGTGGCCATCGCCGCGTACGCGTACCTGCCGGCGACCTTCGCCGAGCTGGAGGGCGGGCTCACCGACGTCAACGAGAACCCGCGGATGGTCGCCATCGGCGCCGTGGTCATCGGCATCGTGCTGGCCGCCGCGATCCAGGCGCTGACCGGCTACTTCACCGAGACCAACCGGCGCCCGGTGCAGGACATCGGCAAGAGCTCCCAGACCGGCCCGGCGACCGTCATCCTCGCCGGCATCAGCATCGGCCTGGAGTCGGCGGTCTACTCGGCGCTGCTGATCGGCGCCGGCGTGTTCGGCGCCTTCCTGCTCGGCGGCAGCTCGATCACGCTGTCGCTCTTCGCGGTCGCGCTGGCCGGCACCGGCCTGCTCACCACGGTCGGCGTGATCGTCGCGATGGACACGTTCGGGCCGATCTCCGACAACGCCCAGGGCGTGGCGGAGATGTCCGGCGACATCGACGAGCACGGCGCCCGGACGCTGACCGAGCTGGACGCGGTCGGCAACACCACCAAGGCGATCACCAAGGGCATCGCGATCGCCACCGCGGTGCTCGCCGCGACGGCGCTGTTCGGCTCGTACACCGACACGCTGCGCACCGCGTACTCGGACGCCGGGGTCGGCGACGTCGGGGCGGAGATCCTGAACTCGCTGAACGTGGCCAACCCGCGCAACCTGGTCGGCCTGATCATCGGCGCGGCGGTGGTGTTCCTCTTCTCCGGGCTGGCCATCAACGCGGTCTCGCGTTCGGCCGGCGCGGTGGTGATGGAGGTCCGCCGGCAGTTCCGTGAGCTGCCCGGCATCATGGACCGCACCCAGCGGCCGGAGTACGGCAAGGTGGTCGACATCTGCACCCGGGACGCGCAGCGCGAGCTGATGACCCCGGGTCTGCTCGCCATCCTGGCGCCGATCGCGGTCGGCTTCGGCCTCGGCCCGGGCGCGCTGGCCGCGTACCTGGCCGGCGCGATCGGGGCCGGCACGCTCATGGCGGTCTTCCTGGCCAACTCGGGCGGCGCCTGGGACAACGCCAAGAAGCTGGTCGAGGACGGCGCGTACGGCGGCAAGGGCTCCGAGTCGCACTCCGCCACCGTCATCGGCGACACCGTCGGCGACCCGTTCAAGGACACCGCCGGCCCGGCGATCAACCCGCTGATCAAGGTGATGAACCTGGTCTCGCTGCTGATCGCCCCGGCCGTGGTGGCCTGGAGCGTGGGTGACGACAAGAACACCGGCCTGCGGGTCGGCATCGCGCTGGTGGCCACGCTGATCGTCGTCGCGGCGGTCGTGTTCAGCAAGCGCAAGGGCGTGGCGATGTCCGACTCGGGCGCCGGCGACGGCACCGGTTCGGGCAGCGCGGACCAGCGGCCGGAGACCATTCCGGCCTGA
- a CDS encoding ATP-binding protein — translation MMATVRLSFSPAPVHVRTARLVGVAVARRAGVREDLLDEVRLAIGEACTRAVALHRQYGLHDPVLVEMSDSGQYAVRVIDRAPIEAGIGLAALPPDELANESLTDEALTTGVGFALLAGFVEDLQVRPVDEGIGTEVRMVWPVGR, via the coding sequence GTGATGGCGACGGTCCGGCTCTCGTTCTCCCCGGCGCCGGTGCACGTGCGCACCGCCCGCCTGGTCGGCGTCGCGGTCGCCCGCCGGGCCGGGGTCCGCGAGGACCTGCTCGACGAGGTGCGTCTCGCGATCGGCGAGGCGTGCACCCGCGCGGTCGCGCTGCACCGCCAGTACGGCCTGCACGATCCGGTGCTCGTGGAGATGTCCGACTCCGGGCAGTACGCCGTCCGGGTGATCGACCGGGCGCCGATCGAGGCCGGCATCGGTCTCGCCGCGCTGCCCCCCGACGAGTTGGCCAACGAGTCGCTCACCGACGAGGCGCTCACCACCGGTGTGGGCTTCGCCCTGCTCGCCGGCTTCGTCGAGGACCTCCAGGTCCGGCCCGTCGACGAGGGCATCGGCACCGAGGTACGGATGGTCTGGCCGGTCGGCCGCTGA
- a CDS encoding STAS domain-containing protein — protein MELSLATRTVGEHTVLEVGGEVDVYTAPRLRERLLELIDGGARHVVVDLGRVDFLDSTGLGVLVGALKRLRSAGGTFALVCDKEPLLKIFRITALDQVFPLHPTVGAATGAGA, from the coding sequence ATGGAGCTGTCGCTGGCGACCCGCACCGTGGGGGAGCACACGGTGCTCGAGGTCGGCGGTGAGGTGGACGTCTACACGGCACCCCGCCTGCGCGAACGGCTCCTCGAACTGATCGACGGCGGGGCCCGGCACGTGGTGGTCGACCTCGGCCGGGTGGACTTCCTCGACTCCACCGGGCTCGGCGTGCTGGTCGGCGCCCTGAAGCGGCTGCGTTCGGCGGGGGGCACGTTCGCCCTGGTCTGCGACAAGGAGCCGCTGCTCAAGATCTTCCGGATCACCGCGCTCGACCAGGTCTTCCCGCTGCACCCCACGGTCGGCGCGGCGACCGGCGCCGGCGCGTGA
- a CDS encoding DEAD/DEAH box helicase, with the protein MEPSSVATVPVAPGHQRSPADLLVRLRARGDADPVTHVERVPARAGVPAPWPQWAPEDLRAAFARRGVVAPWRHQAEAASLAYDGQHVVVATGTASGKSLAYQLPALATLLADPRATVLYLAPTKALAADQLRAVAELELDEVRPACYDGDTPRAEREWIRRHSRFVLTNPDMLHHGILPGHAQWTGFLRRLTYVVIDECHTYRGVFGSHVAHVLRRLRRQCARYGSSPVFVLASATSGDPATAAGRLTGLPVAAVTEDTSPRGGVTFALWEPPLLPSADTSSDAVDLAPVRRSALRETADLLADTVAAGVRTLAFVRSRKGAEVVASNTRRALDEAVPGLGDRVAAYRAGYLREERRELERALLHGDLLGLASTNALELGVDLVGLDAVLICGYPGTRASLWQQAGRAGRSGQEALAVLVARDDPLDTYLVHHPDAVFGRPVEATVLDPANPYVLAPQLACAAVEAPLTPADLVLFGDGTKEAVEQLVEAGALRQRPTGWYWRHRERPEVDLRGEGGAPVVVVEAATGRLLGTVDGSSSHFLLHPGAVYLHQGVSYVVDDLDLADGCALVHVEEPDWSTHARDVTNVSVVSVRSYVDAGPVGMFLGEVDVTSQVVSYQRRRIATGEVIDTRPLDLPVRELRTVAVWFTLSPESLAAAGVETADVPGGLHAAEHAAIGLLPLMATCDRWDIGGLSTALHPDTEAPTVFVYDGHPGGAGFAERAYGTAASWLKATRDAIAECGCETGCPSCVQSPKCGNGNNPLSKPDAIRVLDVVLANLPT; encoded by the coding sequence CTGGAGCCGTCGTCCGTCGCCACCGTCCCCGTCGCTCCCGGCCACCAGCGCTCGCCGGCCGACCTGCTGGTCCGGCTACGCGCCCGCGGCGACGCCGACCCGGTCACCCACGTCGAGCGGGTGCCGGCCCGCGCGGGCGTGCCGGCACCCTGGCCGCAGTGGGCCCCGGAGGACCTGCGGGCGGCGTTCGCCCGGCGCGGCGTGGTCGCGCCGTGGCGGCACCAGGCCGAGGCGGCCAGCCTGGCGTACGACGGGCAGCACGTCGTCGTGGCCACCGGCACCGCGTCCGGCAAGTCGCTGGCGTACCAGCTGCCGGCGCTGGCCACCCTGCTCGCCGACCCCCGGGCCACCGTGCTCTACCTGGCGCCGACCAAGGCACTCGCCGCGGACCAGCTGCGCGCCGTCGCCGAGCTGGAGCTGGACGAGGTACGCCCCGCCTGCTACGACGGCGACACCCCACGCGCCGAACGGGAGTGGATCCGCCGGCACTCCCGCTTCGTGCTGACCAACCCGGACATGCTCCACCACGGCATCCTGCCCGGGCACGCCCAGTGGACGGGCTTCCTGCGCCGGCTGACGTACGTGGTGATCGACGAGTGCCACACCTACCGGGGCGTGTTCGGCTCACACGTCGCGCACGTGCTGCGCCGGCTGCGCCGCCAGTGCGCCCGCTACGGCAGCTCACCGGTCTTCGTGCTGGCCTCCGCCACGTCGGGCGACCCGGCGACGGCAGCCGGCCGGCTCACCGGCCTGCCGGTGGCCGCCGTCACCGAGGACACCTCGCCCCGCGGCGGGGTGACCTTCGCGCTCTGGGAGCCGCCGCTGCTGCCCTCGGCCGACACGTCGTCCGACGCGGTGGACCTCGCGCCGGTCCGCCGCTCGGCGCTGCGGGAGACGGCGGACCTGCTCGCCGACACGGTCGCCGCCGGGGTACGCACGCTCGCCTTCGTCCGCTCCCGCAAGGGCGCCGAAGTGGTGGCGTCCAACACCCGACGGGCCCTGGACGAGGCGGTGCCCGGGCTCGGCGACCGGGTGGCCGCCTACCGCGCCGGCTACCTGCGCGAGGAGCGGCGGGAGCTGGAACGGGCGCTGCTGCACGGCGACCTGCTCGGCCTCGCCTCGACCAACGCGCTGGAGCTGGGAGTCGACCTCGTCGGCCTGGACGCGGTGCTGATCTGCGGCTATCCGGGCACCCGCGCGTCGCTCTGGCAGCAGGCCGGCCGCGCCGGGCGCTCCGGCCAGGAGGCGCTCGCCGTGCTCGTGGCCCGGGACGACCCGCTGGACACCTACCTGGTGCACCACCCGGACGCGGTCTTCGGACGGCCGGTGGAGGCGACCGTGCTCGACCCGGCCAACCCGTACGTGCTCGCCCCGCAGCTCGCCTGCGCCGCGGTCGAGGCGCCGCTCACCCCGGCTGACCTGGTGCTCTTCGGCGACGGGACGAAGGAGGCGGTCGAGCAACTGGTCGAGGCCGGCGCGCTGCGGCAGCGGCCGACCGGCTGGTACTGGCGGCACCGCGAACGGCCCGAGGTGGACCTGCGCGGCGAGGGCGGGGCGCCGGTGGTCGTAGTGGAGGCGGCCACCGGTCGGCTGCTCGGCACGGTGGACGGCAGCTCGTCGCACTTCCTGCTCCACCCCGGCGCGGTCTACCTGCACCAGGGCGTCTCGTACGTGGTGGACGACCTGGATCTCGCCGACGGCTGCGCGCTGGTGCACGTCGAGGAGCCGGACTGGTCGACCCACGCCCGGGACGTCACCAACGTCTCGGTGGTGTCGGTGCGCTCGTACGTCGACGCCGGGCCGGTCGGGATGTTCCTCGGCGAGGTGGACGTGACCAGCCAGGTGGTCTCGTACCAGCGGCGGCGTATCGCCACCGGCGAGGTGATCGACACCCGGCCGCTGGACCTGCCGGTCCGGGAGCTGCGTACGGTCGCAGTCTGGTTCACCCTCTCCCCGGAGTCGCTGGCCGCCGCCGGAGTGGAGACGGCCGACGTGCCGGGCGGCCTGCACGCCGCCGAGCACGCCGCGATCGGACTGCTGCCGCTGATGGCCACCTGCGACCGGTGGGACATCGGCGGCCTCTCCACCGCCCTGCACCCGGACACCGAGGCGCCGACCGTCTTCGTCTACGACGGGCACCCGGGCGGGGCCGGCTTCGCCGAGCGGGCGTACGGCACCGCGGCGTCCTGGCTGAAGGCCACCCGGGACGCGATCGCCGAGTGCGGCTGCGAGACCGGCTGCCCGTCCTGCGTGCAGTCGCCGAAGTGCGGCAACGGCAACAACCCGCTCTCCAAGCCGGACGCGATCCGGGTGCTCGACGTGGTGCTGGCCAACCTGCCGACCTGA
- a CDS encoding enoyl-CoA hydratase/isomerase family protein: MVASFETLRTELADGVLTATLDAPPINMIGPELVRDLVTLLRRLTGTTEVRVVVFDSADPDFFISHVDLTRVAEYSAEAAKAGGGPQDAFLGIVLRKLSDVPAVTIAKLRGRARGAGSEFVLACDMCFAARENALLGQPECGFGVAPGAGGVQHLARRLGRGRALEMILGAQDADADLAERYGWINRALPDAELDEFVATLARRIASFPPAAIQATKRAINELTLPTVDAVRADGRRFQESVAAPEVQDRSRELFSRGFQTRGPLELDLGTRIADLPANG; encoded by the coding sequence GTGGTCGCCTCGTTCGAGACCCTGCGTACGGAGCTGGCCGACGGCGTCCTGACGGCGACGTTGGACGCGCCGCCGATCAACATGATCGGTCCGGAGTTGGTGCGGGACCTCGTCACCCTGCTCCGCCGACTGACCGGGACCACCGAGGTACGGGTGGTCGTCTTCGACAGCGCCGACCCGGACTTCTTCATCTCGCACGTCGATCTGACCAGGGTCGCCGAGTACTCGGCCGAGGCGGCCAAGGCGGGCGGGGGCCCGCAGGACGCCTTTCTCGGCATCGTGCTGCGCAAGCTGAGCGACGTGCCGGCCGTCACGATCGCGAAGCTGCGGGGACGGGCTCGGGGAGCGGGCAGCGAGTTCGTGCTCGCCTGCGACATGTGCTTCGCGGCGCGGGAGAACGCCCTGCTCGGCCAGCCCGAGTGCGGTTTCGGCGTGGCGCCCGGCGCCGGGGGCGTACAGCACCTGGCGCGCCGTCTCGGCCGTGGACGGGCGCTGGAGATGATCCTCGGCGCGCAGGACGCGGACGCCGACCTCGCGGAGCGGTACGGGTGGATCAACCGGGCGCTACCGGACGCCGAACTCGATGAGTTCGTGGCCACGCTGGCCCGACGGATCGCGTCCTTTCCCCCGGCGGCGATCCAGGCCACGAAGCGGGCGATCAACGAGCTGACGCTGCCGACGGTCGACGCGGTACGCGCCGACGGTCGCCGGTTCCAGGAGTCGGTCGCCGCCCCGGAGGTGCAGGACCGGTCGAGGGAGTTGTTCAGCCGGGGCTTCCAGACCCGGGGCCCGCTCGAACTGGACCTCGGCACACGGATCGCCGACCTGCCGGCCAATGGGTGA
- a CDS encoding DJ-1/PfpI family protein, whose amino-acid sequence MQVAVVTFDGFNELDSFIASALINRCRRDGLEAFITTPTPVVTSMNGVEVTGQRPMEFVTEADVVLIGSGVKARDVVADAGLLSRLPLDPSRQLIGAQCSGALVLAKLGLLDGMPACTDLKSRPFVEACDVTVLDAPFHAEGNIATAGGCLASQYLATWVITRMLGEDAARDVIGYVAPVGENQETVERAMRAVHSGEVVLG is encoded by the coding sequence ATGCAGGTAGCCGTGGTCACGTTCGACGGGTTCAACGAGCTCGACAGTTTCATCGCTTCCGCGCTGATCAACCGGTGCCGTAGGGACGGCTTGGAAGCCTTCATCACGACGCCGACCCCAGTCGTCACGTCGATGAACGGCGTCGAGGTGACCGGGCAGCGCCCGATGGAGTTCGTGACCGAAGCCGACGTCGTGCTGATCGGCAGCGGTGTGAAGGCGCGAGACGTGGTCGCCGACGCGGGGCTGCTCTCCAGGTTGCCCCTCGACCCGTCCCGACAGCTGATCGGCGCGCAGTGCTCCGGCGCGCTGGTGCTCGCCAAGCTCGGGTTGCTCGACGGCATGCCCGCGTGCACGGACCTGAAGAGCCGGCCGTTTGTCGAAGCCTGCGACGTCACCGTGCTGGATGCGCCGTTCCACGCCGAGGGAAACATCGCCACGGCGGGCGGCTGCCTGGCGTCGCAGTATCTCGCGACCTGGGTGATCACCCGAATGCTCGGCGAGGACGCCGCGCGCGACGTCATCGGGTACGTGGCTCCGGTCGGCGAGAACCAGGAGACCGTCGAGCGCGCCATGCGGGCCGTTCACTCGGGCGAGGTCGTACTGGGCTGA
- a CDS encoding HAD-IB family hydrolase — translation MGRGAAFFDLDKTVIAKSSALAFGRPFYRDGLITRRDVVKSAYAQLMFRLGGTDEQTMARTRDYLATLCKGWQVEQVRQIVAETLHELINPYVYAEAAALIEEHQAAGRDVVLVSASGEEMVRPIGELLGITDVIATRMAVEDGRYSGEVEFYAAGPSKVEAVSELAEARGYDLADSYAYSDSYSDRPLLECVGHPTVVNPDRQLRRLAVENAWPVLEFRHPIPLGRRLRERPAVPVAAAAAAVGVGVAIGIAWYGRHRRTRAASTTTA, via the coding sequence GTGGGCCGAGGTGCCGCTTTCTTCGATCTGGACAAGACCGTCATCGCCAAGTCGAGCGCCCTGGCGTTCGGCCGGCCGTTCTACCGGGACGGCTTGATCACACGGCGTGACGTGGTCAAGTCGGCGTACGCGCAGCTGATGTTCCGGCTGGGCGGCACCGACGAGCAGACCATGGCTCGCACCCGGGACTACCTGGCCACACTCTGCAAGGGCTGGCAGGTGGAGCAGGTCCGCCAGATCGTCGCGGAGACGCTGCACGAGCTGATCAACCCGTACGTGTACGCCGAGGCGGCCGCCCTCATCGAGGAGCACCAGGCCGCGGGCCGGGACGTCGTGCTGGTCTCGGCCTCCGGCGAGGAGATGGTGCGGCCGATCGGTGAGCTGCTCGGGATCACCGACGTGATCGCCACCCGGATGGCGGTGGAGGACGGCCGTTACAGCGGCGAGGTCGAGTTCTACGCTGCCGGCCCGAGCAAGGTCGAGGCGGTCAGCGAGCTCGCCGAGGCGCGCGGCTACGACCTCGCCGACTCGTACGCCTACTCCGACTCGTACAGCGACCGCCCGCTGCTGGAGTGCGTGGGCCACCCGACCGTGGTGAACCCGGACCGGCAGCTACGCCGGCTGGCCGTGGAGAACGCCTGGCCGGTGCTCGAGTTCCGGCATCCGATCCCGCTGGGCCGGCGGCTGCGGGAGCGCCCGGCCGTCCCGGTGGCCGCGGCGGCGGCCGCGGTCGGCGTCGGCGTGGCGATCGGCATCGCCTGGTACGGCCGGCACCGCCGGACCCGTGCCGCCTCCACCACCACGGCCTGA
- a CDS encoding oxidoreductase, which translates to MTTDPLAPLLALADVAPAVESARERFDQALRHRALRRHGGQVAAEVSLRSAVASAALEGYAHEREEVRAGTVTDPVLQGALRVAGALPGLTELWPKAPRQALAKLHVLAARDVVPEAELGRPVADPAVGARLDGLAALAAGGTKVSPLVLAAVVHGELLALRPFAGPSGVVARGAARLVLLASGADPRGLLAVDVGHHEREPEYVGSAGAFATGTPDGLRSWLRHYMSAVEVGADQLTQIGDEILAAD; encoded by the coding sequence GTGACGACCGATCCGCTCGCCCCGCTGCTCGCGCTCGCCGACGTCGCGCCCGCCGTCGAGAGTGCCCGCGAGCGGTTCGACCAGGCGCTGCGGCACCGCGCGCTGCGGCGGCACGGCGGCCAGGTCGCGGCCGAGGTCAGCCTCCGGTCCGCGGTGGCGAGCGCCGCCCTGGAGGGGTACGCGCACGAACGCGAGGAGGTCCGCGCCGGCACGGTGACCGACCCCGTGCTCCAGGGCGCGCTGCGGGTGGCCGGCGCGCTGCCCGGGCTGACCGAACTGTGGCCGAAGGCGCCCCGGCAGGCGCTGGCCAAGTTGCACGTGCTCGCCGCTCGCGACGTCGTACCCGAGGCGGAGCTGGGGCGGCCGGTGGCCGACCCGGCGGTCGGCGCCCGGCTGGACGGCCTGGCCGCGCTGGCCGCCGGTGGTACGAAGGTCTCCCCGCTGGTGCTCGCCGCCGTGGTGCACGGCGAACTGCTGGCACTGCGGCCGTTCGCCGGGCCGTCCGGCGTGGTGGCCCGCGGGGCGGCGCGGCTCGTGCTGCTCGCCAGCGGCGCCGACCCGCGCGGCCTGCTGGCGGTCGACGTCGGGCACCACGAGCGCGAGCCCGAGTACGTCGGCTCCGCCGGTGCCTTCGCCACCGGTACCCCGGACGGGCTCCGGTCCTGGCTGCGGCACTACATGAGCGCGGTCGAGGTCGGCGCGGACCAGCTCACCCAGATCGGCGACGAGATCCTCGCCGCCGACTGA
- the acs gene encoding acetate--CoA ligase produces the protein MSEALANLLNETRQFPPPAELAAEANVKADAYDEAAADRLAFWERQAGRLAWSKPWDQVLDWSNPPFAKWFVGGQLNVAYNCLDRHVEAGRGDKVAIHWEGEPGDTRTVTYAELHKLTCQAANALTELGVTAGDRVAIYLPMIPEAAVAMLACARIGATHSVVFGGFSADALTNRIQDASAKLVITADGGYRRGKPSALKPTVDEAVANCPSVEHVLVVRRTGEDVAWSAKDHWWHETVETASPEHTAQAFDAEHPLFILYTSGTTARPKGILHTTGGYLTQASYTAHAVFDLKPETDVYWCTADIGWVTGHSYIVYGPLSNGVSQVMYEGTPDTPHKGRFWEIVDKYQVTILYTAPTLIRTMMKWGEDIPAGFDLSSLRLLGSVGEPINPEAWIWYRQHVGRGALPVVDTWWQTETGAIMISPLPGVTEAKPGSAMTALPGIAADVVDDQGQSVPNGGGGYLVLKEPWPSMLRTIWGDDNRFIETYWSRFGAGAGSGESGGDWVYFAGDGAKKDDDGHIWLLGRVDDVMLVSGHNISTTEVESALVSHPSVAEAAVVGATDPTTGQAIVAFAIPRGSADTAGEAGEQLIADLRNHVAKTLGPIAKPRQIMLVPELPKTRSGKIMRRLLRDVAEHRSLGDVTTLQDSSVMELISSGMSGGKSDED, from the coding sequence ATGAGCGAGGCATTGGCCAATCTGCTGAACGAGACGCGCCAGTTCCCGCCGCCGGCCGAACTCGCCGCCGAGGCCAACGTCAAGGCCGACGCCTACGACGAGGCAGCGGCCGACCGGCTGGCCTTCTGGGAGCGGCAGGCCGGACGGCTGGCCTGGTCGAAGCCGTGGGACCAGGTGTTGGACTGGTCGAACCCGCCGTTCGCGAAGTGGTTCGTCGGCGGCCAGCTCAACGTGGCCTACAACTGCCTGGACCGGCACGTCGAGGCGGGCCGCGGCGACAAGGTGGCGATCCACTGGGAGGGCGAGCCGGGTGACACCCGGACCGTCACGTACGCCGAACTGCACAAGCTCACCTGCCAGGCGGCGAACGCGCTGACCGAGCTGGGCGTCACCGCGGGCGACCGGGTGGCGATCTACCTGCCGATGATCCCGGAGGCCGCGGTCGCGATGCTGGCCTGCGCCCGGATCGGCGCCACGCACAGCGTGGTCTTCGGCGGCTTCTCGGCCGACGCGCTGACGAACCGGATCCAGGACGCCAGCGCCAAGCTGGTGATCACCGCGGACGGCGGCTACCGGCGGGGCAAGCCGTCGGCGCTCAAGCCCACCGTGGACGAGGCGGTGGCGAACTGCCCGTCGGTGGAGCACGTGCTGGTCGTCCGCCGCACCGGCGAGGACGTCGCCTGGTCGGCGAAGGACCACTGGTGGCACGAGACGGTGGAGACGGCCTCACCGGAGCACACCGCGCAGGCGTTCGACGCCGAGCACCCGCTCTTCATCCTCTACACCAGCGGCACGACGGCCCGACCGAAGGGCATCCTGCACACCACCGGCGGCTACCTGACCCAGGCGTCGTACACCGCGCACGCGGTCTTCGACCTGAAGCCGGAGACCGACGTCTACTGGTGCACCGCCGACATCGGCTGGGTGACCGGGCACTCCTACATCGTGTACGGGCCGCTCTCCAACGGCGTCAGCCAGGTGATGTACGAGGGCACCCCGGACACCCCGCACAAGGGCCGGTTCTGGGAGATCGTCGACAAGTACCAGGTCACCATCCTCTACACCGCCCCGACGCTGATCCGCACGATGATGAAGTGGGGCGAGGACATCCCGGCCGGGTTCGATCTGTCCTCGCTGCGGCTGCTGGGCAGCGTCGGCGAGCCGATCAACCCGGAGGCGTGGATCTGGTACCGGCAGCACGTCGGGCGGGGCGCGCTGCCCGTCGTGGACACCTGGTGGCAGACCGAGACCGGCGCCATCATGATCTCCCCGCTGCCCGGCGTGACCGAGGCCAAGCCGGGCAGCGCGATGACCGCGCTGCCGGGCATCGCCGCCGACGTGGTGGACGACCAGGGCCAGTCGGTGCCCAACGGCGGTGGCGGATACCTGGTGCTCAAGGAGCCGTGGCCGTCGATGCTGCGCACCATCTGGGGCGACGACAACCGGTTCATCGAGACGTACTGGTCGCGGTTCGGCGCCGGCGCCGGGAGCGGCGAGTCGGGCGGCGACTGGGTCTACTTCGCCGGTGACGGCGCCAAGAAGGACGACGACGGGCACATCTGGCTGCTCGGCCGGGTGGACGACGTGATGCTGGTGTCCGGGCACAACATCTCCACCACCGAGGTCGAGTCGGCGCTGGTCTCCCACCCGTCGGTGGCCGAGGCGGCGGTGGTCGGCGCGACCGACCCGACCACCGGGCAAGCGATCGTCGCGTTCGCCATTCCGCGCGGCAGCGCGGACACGGCCGGCGAGGCGGGCGAGCAGCTCATCGCGGACCTGCGCAACCACGTGGCGAAGACGCTCGGCCCGATCGCCAAGCCCCGGCAGATCATGCTCGTGCCCGAGCTGCCGAAGACCCGGTCCGGCAAGATCATGCGGCGACTGCTGCGGGACGTGGCGGAGCACCGGTCGCTCGGCGACGTCACCACACTCCAGGACTCGTCGGTGATGGAGCTGATCTCCTCTGGCATGAGTGGCGGCAAGTCCGACGAGGACTGA